One Candidatus Bathyarchaeota archaeon DNA window includes the following coding sequences:
- a CDS encoding ATP-grasp domain-containing protein has product MIDLPSSVLITNFSYKNALAAVRSLGRAGVNVVAGGRDPRRRVAAVSKYCSAWKTYIPPSVSIERFIKNIKRIAVDEKIDIVMPIGVDTTVSLSFYKDALADYVHIPVPDYAVLEMAHDKLKSLEIARRIGVPVPETVTSDNGGIDYSGPFPVVVKARRGAAGTGTRYATSRGELRQALLEFQDKISNVILDFKSPMIQEYIPGEIRDVCVLFNRGEPRAAMAQRRIVTFPPGGGVGIVNETICDPELIENALCLLEEIRWHGVAQVEFKVDYEGIPRLMEVNSKFWGTLELSIASGVDFPRLLYEIAEHGDVESCFRYKKGLQMWWTSAHFPQLLFAFIRERGKIAAALRDSNKRRLTDLHLDDVKPHLLQFMECIGRLTRYKKMLEHPLSR; this is encoded by the coding sequence ATGATTGATTTGCCTTCCAGCGTCCTTATTACCAACTTTAGCTACAAGAACGCTCTCGCAGCAGTAAGATCCCTAGGTCGGGCAGGAGTCAACGTCGTCGCAGGGGGCAGGGATCCAAGGAGAAGGGTAGCTGCGGTCTCTAAATACTGCTCTGCATGGAAAACCTACATCCCCCCCAGCGTTTCCATCGAGAGGTTCATTAAAAATATCAAGAGGATCGCCGTCGATGAGAAGATCGACATCGTCATGCCAATAGGTGTTGACACAACGGTCTCTCTCTCCTTCTATAAAGACGCCCTTGCGGACTACGTCCATATACCTGTTCCAGACTACGCGGTGCTGGAGATGGCTCACGACAAGCTGAAGTCCCTCGAGATCGCTAGAAGGATCGGTGTACCCGTTCCGGAGACGGTGACCTCGGACAATGGCGGCATAGATTACTCTGGACCCTTCCCCGTTGTGGTGAAGGCAAGGAGGGGGGCCGCCGGTACAGGGACCCGTTACGCTACGAGCAGGGGGGAGCTTAGACAGGCTCTCCTAGAGTTTCAGGATAAGATCTCAAATGTAATCCTAGACTTCAAGTCGCCAATGATTCAGGAGTATATCCCAGGTGAGATCAGGGATGTCTGTGTCCTGTTCAACCGGGGAGAGCCGAGAGCGGCGATGGCTCAACGGAGGATCGTCACCTTCCCTCCAGGGGGGGGAGTAGGGATTGTTAACGAGACCATCTGTGATCCAGAGCTCATAGAAAATGCCCTGTGCCTTCTTGAGGAGATAAGGTGGCACGGGGTGGCCCAGGTGGAGTTCAAGGTGGATTATGAGGGCATCCCACGCCTTATGGAAGTCAACTCCAAGTTCTGGGGGACCCTGGAGCTTTCCATTGCGTCCGGGGTCGATTTCCCGCGCCTTCTTTACGAGATCGCTGAGCACGGCGACGTGGAGTCGTGTTTTCGTTACAAGAAGGGTCTCCAGATGTGGTGGACATCTGCGCACTTTCCCCAGCTGCTTTTCGCATTCATCAGAGAAAGAGGGAAGATCGCGGCGGCTCTTAGAGATTCCAATAAGCGGAGATTGACGGATCTCCACCTTGACGATGTGAAACCCCACTTATTGCAGTTCATGGAGTGCATCGGTAGGCTGACGAGGTACAAAAAGATGCTAGAGCATCCACTCTCTCGCTGA
- a CDS encoding amidohydrolase family protein, with translation MTELDVLIKNANIVDGMGNKAYKGAIGVQGDKVVALGKVEDNAKRTLNAKGLTATPGFIDSHSHGDWTLLWFPKAESYVMQGVTTFVGGQCGGSPAPIGEHIRLPRGLLDHLPDLDPYKFYPRQPFFPLEKANEWMKKIYGWTLDWEDMAGYFRKVEEVGVSMNYAPLVGHGTIRTKVMGLDYKRHSTEEEKTKMRGLIHEAMKQGCLGMSTGLDYDPDVFASHKEIIDGVTVLKEYGGVYCPHWRRTGRRRGISAGHIPNEKITALMECVDVYKKTGVRLHYAHISTGWQIYPPPPDELEKANVKTTLDMITADSKDELDITWDAIPQLTRSGFATMPYLASLYAPWLRELGGLEGFGKWLKVKDFREEVKDAIRSGKWFIRVAYNPNTAPRWAENIIVLKSKVPGINGKTVAEIAEERNTEPWDTYFDIIAEDPFTRGATDSMSPGAPYLHYWTHPKGMVGLDTSVFNAEWQSKNPPYSIPGINTFSAYPMFYIKYVRDGSIFSLEEAVQKTSTLPAKVHNIEGRGILKEGGYADIVLMDLSKLKVRSNEVETRRYPEGIDHVFVNGKQVVEKGKHTGATPGRVLKRTM, from the coding sequence ATGACTGAACTCGATGTTCTAATCAAAAACGCAAATATAGTGGATGGAATGGGCAATAAGGCCTACAAAGGAGCCATCGGAGTCCAAGGGGACAAGGTGGTCGCCTTGGGTAAAGTAGAGGACAACGCAAAAAGGACATTAAATGCAAAAGGTCTCACCGCGACGCCTGGCTTCATCGATTCTCATAGCCATGGTGACTGGACCCTGCTCTGGTTCCCTAAGGCTGAAAGTTACGTTATGCAGGGGGTTACAACCTTCGTTGGTGGCCAGTGTGGAGGGTCACCCGCACCCATCGGGGAGCACATCAGGTTGCCCCGGGGGCTTCTGGATCATCTCCCCGACCTAGACCCATATAAGTTCTATCCGAGGCAGCCTTTCTTCCCGCTGGAGAAGGCCAACGAGTGGATGAAGAAAATCTACGGCTGGACCCTTGATTGGGAGGATATGGCGGGTTACTTCAGGAAAGTTGAAGAGGTTGGTGTCTCAATGAACTACGCACCCCTTGTGGGCCACGGCACCATTAGAACTAAGGTAATGGGTCTGGACTACAAGCGCCACAGCACGGAGGAGGAAAAAACTAAGATGAGGGGGCTCATCCACGAGGCGATGAAGCAGGGATGTCTGGGTATGAGCACTGGTCTCGATTACGATCCCGACGTCTTCGCATCTCATAAAGAGATCATCGATGGGGTCACTGTGCTCAAGGAGTACGGTGGAGTCTACTGTCCTCACTGGAGGCGAACGGGCCGGAGGAGGGGCATCTCAGCTGGGCATATCCCCAACGAGAAGATCACCGCTCTTATGGAGTGCGTTGACGTCTACAAGAAGACTGGGGTTCGTCTTCACTACGCTCACATTTCAACTGGATGGCAGATCTATCCCCCACCACCTGACGAACTCGAGAAGGCAAACGTGAAGACCACCCTTGACATGATCACTGCCGACTCAAAGGATGAACTTGATATCACATGGGACGCGATTCCCCAGTTGACGAGGAGCGGATTCGCTACGATGCCCTACCTCGCCTCCCTTTACGCTCCCTGGCTCAGGGAACTCGGTGGTCTCGAAGGGTTCGGGAAATGGCTCAAGGTGAAGGATTTCCGGGAGGAGGTAAAGGACGCAATCCGTTCCGGGAAGTGGTTCATCAGGGTCGCCTATAACCCAAACACCGCCCCCAGATGGGCAGAGAACATCATAGTCCTAAAAAGCAAGGTGCCTGGTATTAACGGAAAAACAGTAGCAGAGATCGCGGAGGAGCGGAACACTGAGCCCTGGGACACCTATTTTGACATCATCGCCGAGGACCCTTTCACTCGGGGAGCCACGGACTCGATGAGTCCTGGAGCCCCCTACCTCCACTACTGGACGCACCCCAAGGGCATGGTGGGTCTAGACACGAGCGTCTTTAATGCCGAGTGGCAGTCTAAGAATCCACCTTATAGCATCCCGGGCATCAACACCTTCAGCGCCTATCCGATGTTCTATATCAAATACGTTAGGGATGGTAGCATCTTTAGCCTAGAGGAAGCCGTTCAGAAGACCTCGACGCTACCTGCGAAGGTCCATAACATCGAGGGCCGAGGGATCCTCAAGGAGGGCGGATACGCAGACATAGTTTTAATGGATCTCTCAAAACTAAAGGTCCGTAGCAACGAAGTCGAGACCAGAAGATATCCCGAGGGCATCGACCATGTATTCGTGAACGGCAAGCAAGTCGTTGAAAAAGGTAAGCATACAGGAGCAACTCCGGGGCGGGTCCTCAAAAGGACCATGTAA
- a CDS encoding Gfo/Idh/MocA family oxidoreductase, giving the protein MDKLNVAVIGCGFWGRNHARVYNDLETAELVAVSDLNEDAACSLGERYGADHYSNVGALLRRRDVDMISICTPTVTHANIALAAIEAGKHVLVEKPMTSTVAEAEGLIAASEKAKVKLTVGFVERFNPGVIEALKLVREGKIGDVILARAHRVSRYPLRISDVGVVKDLAIHDADLVRQLFGEDPEIVYATAGNLVHMFEDYANIVLRFSGNRSAFIETNWLTPHKIRRLILTGSEGLITVEFITQEVTVEDDEGRYQPFLKPQEPLTLELENFVEAILEDKPPAVTGEDGLMALRICEAALESSRIGKPVTL; this is encoded by the coding sequence TTGGATAAACTAAACGTCGCCGTTATCGGCTGCGGGTTCTGGGGGAGGAACCACGCCCGAGTCTACAATGATCTCGAGACTGCTGAGCTTGTTGCAGTTTCGGATCTTAATGAGGATGCGGCGTGCAGTCTCGGGGAGAGATACGGGGCCGACCATTACTCGAACGTTGGAGCGCTCCTTAGAAGACGTGATGTTGACATGATTTCCATCTGCACCCCGACGGTAACCCACGCGAACATTGCATTGGCAGCGATAGAGGCGGGGAAGCACGTCTTGGTGGAGAAGCCCATGACCAGCACTGTGGCCGAGGCGGAGGGTTTGATTGCTGCCTCTGAGAAGGCGAAAGTGAAGCTCACCGTGGGGTTCGTGGAGCGCTTCAACCCGGGGGTGATTGAGGCCCTCAAACTGGTCAGAGAAGGAAAGATTGGGGACGTTATCCTGGCCCGAGCGCACAGGGTGAGCAGATACCCTCTAAGGATCAGCGACGTGGGGGTCGTGAAAGATCTGGCCATCCACGACGCTGATCTAGTAAGGCAGCTTTTCGGAGAGGACCCCGAGATTGTCTATGCCACCGCCGGCAACCTCGTGCACATGTTTGAGGACTATGCGAACATCGTGTTGAGATTCTCTGGTAACAGGAGCGCTTTTATCGAGACCAACTGGCTTACTCCCCACAAGATCCGTCGTCTTATCCTCACAGGATCCGAAGGTCTCATCACCGTTGAGTTCATCACTCAGGAGGTTACCGTGGAGGACGACGAGGGGCGTTACCAGCCCTTCTTGAAGCCTCAAGAGCCACTTACTCTGGAACTGGAGAACTTTGTGGAAGCGATCCTCGAGGACAAGCCGCCGGCGGTCACAGGGGAGGATGGTCTCATGGCCCTCAGGATCTGCGAGGCAGCCCTTGAGTCTTCACGGATCGGGAAGCCTGTCACGCTCTAG
- a CDS encoding DUF354 domain-containing protein, whose amino-acid sequence MVKLKIIIDILTPKQCMMFQVLHTELLERGHQVLMTTRSYREVDEIITRRGIEAIAVGRHGGKNLRSKLLESVNRITGLISIYEEFNPDIVVSFSSPEAARVSFGLGIPHLCISDSPHAEAVMKLTIPLSDTLMTPWMIPEEAWAGYGISPEFIVRYNALDPWAWLKDFKPDLGILDELGINPEKPVITIRSAEIFAAYLLKTNREESAIKNLIHGLVELDQEVQIVVIPRYLEQVSALRGFYGGEVIVPDKAVDGPSLLYFSDLFIGAGGTMSAEAAILGVPTISCYPGNPTLVELFLIKHGLNERETNIESLIERASELLVDRKSQREAQKERARFLIKDFEDPVKGISDEIERLGKIIAN is encoded by the coding sequence GTGGTCAAGTTGAAAATCATCATCGATATACTCACGCCAAAACAGTGTATGATGTTCCAGGTGCTTCACACCGAGCTTCTGGAGAGGGGACACCAGGTCCTCATGACCACGAGGAGTTATAGAGAAGTCGACGAGATCATCACGAGGCGAGGGATCGAGGCGATCGCTGTCGGGAGGCACGGTGGGAAGAACTTGAGAAGCAAACTCCTCGAGAGCGTAAACAGGATTACGGGTCTTATCTCGATTTACGAGGAGTTTAACCCGGACATAGTCGTGTCCTTCTCATCCCCTGAAGCTGCGAGGGTCTCGTTCGGACTTGGGATTCCGCATCTATGCATCAGCGACTCTCCCCACGCCGAGGCAGTTATGAAGCTCACGATCCCCCTCTCGGATACCTTGATGACCCCGTGGATGATCCCCGAGGAAGCATGGGCAGGCTACGGCATCTCGCCGGAATTCATTGTACGCTACAACGCCCTCGACCCGTGGGCTTGGCTGAAGGACTTCAAGCCAGACCTAGGGATCCTAGACGAACTAGGTATCAACCCGGAGAAACCTGTGATCACAATCAGGTCGGCTGAGATCTTCGCAGCGTATCTTTTGAAAACCAACAGAGAGGAGTCGGCGATCAAGAACCTGATTCACGGGTTAGTTGAACTGGACCAGGAAGTCCAGATTGTGGTAATCCCCCGATACTTAGAGCAGGTCTCAGCCCTTAGGGGATTTTATGGGGGAGAGGTCATAGTTCCGGATAAGGCTGTTGATGGCCCGAGCCTACTTTATTTCTCCGACCTCTTCATCGGAGCAGGGGGGACCATGAGCGCCGAGGCGGCGATTCTCGGTGTCCCTACAATTTCTTGCTATCCTGGGAATCCCACCCTCGTGGAACTCTTTCTCATAAAGCATGGCCTTAACGAGAGGGAGACAAACATCGAATCCCTCATTGAGAGGGCTTCCGAGCTTTTGGTGGATCGAAAGTCCCAGAGGGAGGCTCAAAAAGAGAGGGCAAGGTTTCTTATCAAAGACTTTGAGGACCCTGTGAAGGGCATTTCTGATGAGATCGAGAGATTGGGCAAGATAATCGCCAATTAA